The Canis lupus dingo isolate Sandy chromosome 8, ASM325472v2, whole genome shotgun sequence genome has a segment encoding these proteins:
- the LOC112656943 gene encoding LOW QUALITY PROTEIN: syntaxin-8-like (The sequence of the model RefSeq protein was modified relative to this genomic sequence to represent the inferred CDS: inserted 1 base in 1 codon), which translates to MAPDPWFSTYDSTCQIAQEIAEKIQQQNQYERNGENTIRLTVTIRTLLQNLKEKIAFLKDLLLNAVSTHQITQLEGDQRQNLLDELITRERLLVASFKNEGAEPDLIRSSLMTAGAKPGVPNPWLXEEPEEARGLGFDEIQQQQQKIIQERDAGLDALSSIISRQKQMGKEIGNELDEQNKIIDDFANLVENTERKLRTETRRVNMVDRKSMSCGMIMVILLLLVAIVVMAFWPTN; encoded by the exons ATGGCCCCGGACCCCTGGTTCTCCACATACGACTCTACCTGCCAAATTGCACAAGAGATTGCCGAGAAAATCCAACAGCAAAATCAGTATGAAAGAAATGGTGAAAATACAATCAGGCTTACCGTGACAATCAGAACTTTGTTGCAGAATCTGAAGGAAAAGATCGCCTTTTTGAAGGACTTATTGCTAAATGCTGTGTCAACACATCAGATCACACAGCTTGAAGGAGACCAAAGACAGAACCTCCTGGATGAACTCATAACTCGAGAGAGACTGCTTGTGGCATCTTTTAAGAACGAGGGTGCAGAACCGGATCTCATCAGGTCCAGCTTGATGACTGCAGGGGCTAAGCCAGGAGTCCCCAACCCTTGGC TTGAGGAGCCAGAGGAGGCCAGAGGTTTGGgttttgatgaaatccaacaACAGCAGCAGAAGATTATCCAAGAACGGGATGCAGGCCTGGATGCCCTGTCCTCTATCATAAGTCGCCAGAAACAGATGGGGAAGGAAATTGGGAACGAACTGGATGAACAAAACAAGATAATTGATGACTTTGCCAACCTGGTggagaacacagagagaaagctcCGCACCGAGACCAGGCGTGTGAACATGGTGGACAGAAAGTCAATGTCTTGCGGGATGATCATGGTGATTTTATTGCTGCTCGTGGCTATTGTGGTCATGGCATTCTGGCCCACCAACTAG